The DNA region ACATGGAATCATGCGCGATACTTATAGATCCAATACTATGACTCGTGAAGTAAAAAAACCACACATGCATTCCACATCATCAGACATTTacagatatttccttttttctgtttttttttttttttgcgctggCATGCACTGGGTTCTGAAGTCGGTTATCATGATTCAGGGTTACTCTTTCGCCTTGGATATTTTTACCTCAGTGTCATTTTAAAAAGTCATGCTTTGGTTTGTCTAGGGGTGCATGGACTCGCGCAGATACCATGATCGAAATGTAGGTGGAATGCATCAGAAGTTTCTCGCTACACAATGGGAATAATAAATTTGTCGTTGATTAATTTTTCCCTTCTCACGAGAATTAGGAGAATGACCACAATTTTGCCGTagtgcaaacaaaaattttccacTAACAATGACAAGACCGGCAGGTCCAACAGCTTAAAAATATGTATCTCATATTTTCTCCAGAATcgtgcgaaaaaaaaacatggagtTATAGATTAAAACTCTCAAATCAGCTTTGCCAACGATTTACAAACCGAATGAAGACACTTTTCGTGCCGTCAAGAGTGACTTCTTACTCCGGACTAGAGAAGAACTCAGAGATGGGCTTTTCAATCATCATGCCCGTGTGGGAGCTATGTCTTTTTTTTCGATGAACaaataatgttttttgtttgtttattttcaaaaagaacACTTTTCTGAATTCTAATGTAAAGTGCATGACCCGTAGAATAagtttttctctgattttttaactttccaGCTGTGATCACTCATCAAGCCAGCGACAAAGCGTATAAAGACCAATCCACCTATGCTAAGGGCCACCTTCTTCCCGCAGAAACATATTCCTTTACTGACGATCACCTTGCTTCAACTTTCACGTACACAAATGCTGTCCCTCAGAAAACGAAATTTAACAGCGGAGCATGGTTACAGTatgaaaaggaaataagaaattacGCTAGCCAGACGTGTAGCATAAAGGGCGGGGACTTGTTCCTGATCACAGGCATCTCGGAAGCTCACATCGAGAAGGAAGCTCTGAGCGCAACCCAGAAGGATCTTGAATTCATGAAACCGTCCGGCGACAACATTGCTATCCCGAGATCCATGTGGACAGCCGGATGTTGCATCGTTCCCTCGACGGGTGTAGTGGGAGCCTTTGCTGTGATAGGAAATAACCTTTTCAGTAAAACAGCACCCAACATGTTTCAAGTGACAGTTCCACAGCTTAAAGGCTTTCTTCTTACTGGTGTCCAAGGCTTTGGTGGATCGGCAATCGCCTTGTTTCCAGGAAATCCTGGATGCTCTAACCCCGGAAATAATGTCAATTTTCGGAAACGGCCATTGCCTCCTTAATAAAGATGCCAATAAAGGGAAGTTTAAGGAAGGTCGAGaatgaaataatgaaatgtaATTCATAAACAATTAAAACGAATAAAAGAATAGTTTGGATAGGCTGtgtttttattaattctttatttcatttattcatcCAATAATTCTGCCACTTATTCACCATCTTACTCATCTTTGATAAAATGCTACATTGCATTAACTGTGCACTCATCGACATTTGTGGCACTTGGGAGTTTTCGGAGGGCTCTCAAGAAGCTAGCTTACGCAACGTTCTTGCTCTCTATATTTTCTGTGTCTTCATATCGCGATGAAGCCACGCTTACCTATCTTTATACATAATTAATACTATTTTAATTCTGCTTATGGTCGTggtaataatcataataatcgTGATGGCGATAATAGTAACCATCCGTATAATTGTTCCGCTGAGATTCGCGCTCCCTGATTGGTGGGGATTGCTTC from Pocillopora verrucosa isolate sample1 chromosome 1, ASM3666991v2, whole genome shotgun sequence includes:
- the LOC131772600 gene encoding endonuclease domain-containing 1 protein, producing MSLLTSVLHYLIITTVFQTYTRAKTTTSLHNIQIKDGWDWSKEAAGDIHNEHQLIRRRRSKVSGKIETCYKTFFASSLPPSGFRKDHTNIRYICQQVPGKPAYFYSTMFDLKYGIPIYSAYVVKQAQASQFGTAHRTRDEWRQEQPAVITHQASDKAYKDQSTYAKGHLLPAETYSFTDDHLASTFTYTNAVPQKTKFNSGAWLQYEKEIRNYASQTCSIKGGDLFLITGISEAHIEKEALSATQKDLEFMKPSGDNIAIPRSMWTAGCCIVPSTGVVGAFAVIGNNLFSKTAPNMFQVTVPQLKGFLLTGVQGFGGSAIALFPGNPGCSNPGNNVNFRKRPLPP